The Synechococcus sp. Nb3U1 genome contains a region encoding:
- a CDS encoding 2OG-Fe(II) oxygenase, whose amino-acid sequence MPTALVYFHQHPHFLPGDDLKALRGHILACPYLGVNNLNRDFVGTRGFSVAFRRDGLEQVLRFFPFFAPYLEQVLLPECNAFYLNPLLLGEGSRVDPHIDRSLHSYCKTVQPPAWVSVLYLEVPDPLRGGSLVLSQGKRQVGQIRPKRNTLLYFQGDLTHAVQPLESPGSRLSLVCEQYDLEALELSSIPVMVIESRVRIKAAFNL is encoded by the coding sequence TTGCCGACTGCCTTGGTCTACTTTCACCAACATCCCCACTTTTTGCCCGGTGATGACCTGAAAGCTTTGCGGGGTCACATTCTCGCCTGCCCCTATTTGGGGGTAAATAACCTGAACCGAGATTTCGTCGGTACGCGCGGCTTTTCGGTGGCTTTTCGGCGTGATGGTCTGGAGCAAGTGTTGCGGTTCTTTCCTTTTTTTGCCCCCTACCTAGAGCAGGTGTTGTTGCCAGAGTGCAATGCCTTTTATTTGAACCCCCTGCTCCTTGGCGAGGGATCCCGTGTGGATCCCCATATTGACCGCAGTCTGCACTCCTATTGCAAAACGGTTCAACCGCCTGCTTGGGTGAGTGTGCTGTATCTGGAGGTGCCGGATCCCTTGCGGGGAGGGTCTTTGGTGCTCAGCCAAGGCAAACGACAGGTGGGCCAAATTCGCCCCAAACGGAATACACTGCTCTACTTTCAAGGGGATCTCACCCATGCTGTACAACCTTTAGAAAGCCCTGGATCCCGACTGAGTTTGGTGTGTGAACAATACGACTTGGAAGCTCTGGAATTAAGCTCCATCCCCGTAATGGTTATTGAATCGCGGGTGCGCATAAAAGCTGCGTTCAATTTGTGA
- a CDS encoding PAS domain-containing protein, protein MSDFNVLPDWLFVVLWGISLAAVGYWQKQKLKHTQEGFPDLITLAQADTTVLECNSVYQKLLGDWRGKRWIDAVPSAEQALVREKLAQLTPEQPTFISVNSLLGVDGEMRWIEWINQGLFDRRGRLQFIRGVGRDVTERKRLELDLQESKERFREMTEAIDAVFFLHSADFSEVLYNSPACERIWGYRPEELYAQPDLWFQRVHPEDRPKLLQAISQVHQGEQSRIYRILHPDGTLRWLQSRCYPILNDQGEITRIAGVTEDITEQKQAELALQESEKRLKAILDGIPFPIFLKDLQGRYIHVNTTYLQLEKHSLDEIIGKTDAELFLPDHALYYQREDRAALKSHQPIFYEQVVPYPSREITSWVTKFALRDVNGDPYAICGICVDITFLKAAQDVLFQEAERERLLGALLQRSRQTLDLDQISQTTVMEVRKFLQVDRVMIYQLKEGMGGIITAESVVDPWPSHLGRSVWDDSFQADPCYQKYCRGFVQVLGDIRAAHLDPCYQELLDSFQAQANLVVPIRDGASGEDLWGLLVAQHCQSPRFWEDWEIHLLQQLVSQLTIALRQAQLYKQVQILNQTLEENIQKRTFELQRSLQFEALLKRITDRVRDSLDEAEILGSAVQELGENLDVDGCDIGLYNAEHTVSTITYEYCPRIGSALNSSTPMVGGVYDDLYHQLTRGQSCLFCFISPSLLRPEKAHSVVFACPLTDKDQILGDLWVFRRSGDCFDEQELRLIHQVANQCAIGLRQARLFQATQQQVMALEQLNQLKDDFISTVSHELRTPLTSLKVALQMLQVTPPGEKQAQYLAIAQRECRREIELINDLLDLQRLEAGAYTLDIRTLTWEALLGDLLSITNEQAQSRGQQFEASVPLDCLVSTEPTLLGRILRELLYNAVKYTPAQGSICLQVEPGLQQICLRVSNTQEIPPEELPRIFERFYRIGSRNPWKEGGTGLGLALVKQIIDRLKGSLAVTSENGWTTFTLHIPQMQEEAALD, encoded by the coding sequence ATGAGCGACTTCAACGTTTTACCGGATTGGCTTTTTGTTGTCCTCTGGGGGATCTCACTGGCGGCAGTAGGGTACTGGCAAAAACAGAAGCTCAAGCACACCCAAGAAGGTTTCCCTGACCTGATCACACTGGCGCAGGCCGATACCACGGTACTGGAGTGCAACAGCGTCTACCAAAAGCTGCTGGGGGACTGGCGGGGCAAACGCTGGATCGATGCAGTACCCTCTGCCGAGCAAGCCTTGGTGCGAGAAAAGTTAGCCCAACTGACTCCCGAACAACCGACCTTCATCTCGGTCAATTCCTTGCTCGGTGTTGATGGGGAAATGCGTTGGATTGAGTGGATTAATCAGGGCCTGTTCGACCGACGGGGCCGATTGCAGTTCATCCGCGGGGTAGGCCGGGACGTGACCGAGCGAAAACGGCTGGAATTGGATTTACAAGAAAGCAAAGAGCGCTTCCGAGAAATGACTGAGGCCATCGATGCAGTCTTCTTTTTACATTCTGCCGACTTTAGTGAAGTGCTCTACAACAGTCCTGCATGTGAACGAATTTGGGGGTATCGGCCGGAAGAGCTCTACGCCCAACCGGACTTGTGGTTCCAAAGAGTGCATCCTGAGGATCGACCCAAACTATTACAGGCAATATCTCAGGTTCATCAGGGAGAGCAATCCAGGATTTATCGTATTCTTCACCCTGATGGTACACTGCGTTGGTTACAGAGCCGTTGTTATCCAATTTTGAATGACCAAGGAGAAATTACTCGTATTGCTGGAGTTACAGAAGATATTACTGAACAAAAACAAGCTGAGCTAGCTTTACAAGAGAGTGAAAAGCGCCTCAAGGCAATTTTAGATGGGATCCCATTTCCCATTTTTCTCAAGGATTTGCAGGGAAGATATATCCATGTCAATACTACTTATTTGCAACTGGAGAAACACAGTCTTGACGAGATTATTGGCAAGACGGATGCTGAGCTTTTCTTGCCAGATCATGCACTGTACTACCAACGAGAAGATCGCGCTGCTCTAAAATCCCATCAGCCAATTTTTTATGAACAAGTCGTTCCTTATCCCAGCCGAGAGATTACCAGTTGGGTAACCAAGTTTGCCCTGCGAGATGTGAATGGGGATCCCTATGCCATCTGTGGCATTTGTGTGGATATTACGTTTCTCAAAGCTGCTCAGGATGTGCTCTTTCAAGAGGCTGAACGAGAACGGTTATTAGGGGCCCTGTTGCAGCGTAGCCGGCAAACTCTGGATTTGGATCAAATTTCGCAAACGACGGTGATGGAGGTTCGAAAATTTTTACAAGTAGATCGGGTGATGATCTATCAACTCAAAGAAGGTATGGGTGGAATTATCACTGCCGAATCGGTGGTAGATCCCTGGCCTAGCCACCTGGGGCGCTCCGTTTGGGATGATTCTTTCCAAGCGGATCCCTGTTATCAAAAGTATTGTAGAGGCTTTGTCCAGGTGTTGGGGGATATTCGGGCTGCCCATTTGGATCCCTGCTATCAAGAGTTACTGGATTCCTTCCAAGCACAAGCCAACCTGGTGGTGCCGATTCGAGATGGTGCCTCAGGGGAAGATCTATGGGGGCTACTGGTGGCCCAACATTGCCAATCTCCACGATTTTGGGAGGATTGGGAAATCCACTTGCTACAGCAACTGGTGTCACAACTGACGATTGCTTTACGACAAGCTCAACTTTACAAGCAGGTGCAAATTTTGAATCAGACCCTAGAAGAAAACATTCAGAAGCGCACCTTTGAGCTGCAACGTTCTCTACAATTTGAGGCGCTTCTTAAGCGCATTACCGATCGTGTGCGGGACTCTCTTGATGAAGCTGAAATCCTCGGCAGTGCCGTGCAAGAATTGGGAGAAAACTTAGATGTGGATGGCTGCGATATTGGCCTCTATAATGCCGAGCACACAGTCTCTACCATCACCTACGAGTATTGTCCGCGGATAGGATCAGCTCTGAACTCTTCCACCCCGATGGTAGGTGGCGTTTATGACGATCTTTACCATCAACTGACGCGGGGGCAATCCTGCTTGTTTTGCTTTATCTCTCCCAGCCTGTTACGCCCCGAAAAAGCTCACAGCGTAGTGTTTGCTTGTCCCCTCACAGACAAAGATCAAATCTTAGGAGACTTGTGGGTATTTCGCCGCTCTGGGGATTGCTTCGATGAGCAGGAGCTGCGGTTGATCCATCAGGTGGCCAATCAATGTGCCATTGGTTTGCGTCAGGCCCGCCTGTTTCAAGCTACACAACAGCAGGTGATGGCTCTAGAACAACTGAACCAACTGAAAGATGACTTCATTAGCACTGTCAGCCATGAGTTGCGCACGCCTCTAACCAGTTTGAAGGTTGCTTTGCAAATGCTCCAGGTTACACCGCCTGGGGAGAAACAAGCGCAATACTTGGCCATTGCCCAGCGGGAATGTCGCCGTGAAATTGAACTCATCAACGATTTGTTGGATCTACAACGGTTGGAGGCGGGTGCTTATACCCTGGATATTCGTACCCTGACTTGGGAGGCCCTTCTGGGAGATTTGCTCTCTATTACTAACGAACAGGCCCAGTCTCGGGGACAACAGTTTGAAGCGAGTGTTCCTCTGGATTGTCTGGTTAGCACCGAGCCGACCCTGTTGGGTCGCATTTTACGGGAACTCCTCTACAACGCGGTCAAATATACGCCTGCCCAGGGATCCATTTGCCTGCAGGTAGAGCCGGGCTTGCAACAAATTTGTCTGCGAGTGAGCAACACTCAGGAGATCCCTCCAGAAGAGTTGCCCCGCATTTTTGAGCGCTTTTATCGCATTGGCAGCCGTAACCCCTGGAAAGAAGGGGGTACCGGTTTGGGCTTGGCGCTGGTGAAACAAATCATCGACCGCTTAAAGGGATCCCTAGCGGTGACCAGCGAGAACGGTTGGACAACTTTTACCCTCCACATCCCGCAGATGCAGGAAGAGGCCGCCCTAGATTAG
- a CDS encoding Uma2 family endonuclease has protein sequence MTTTFPTPPIAASSDELAERGWKMERWIDADGNERLIQVPLTPEEFLHPEEGYHLPSNTFHDRVSSNLKDMLRRRYSAQPDVGVFGDLLIQWGIEGLGNHCPDVFVVFGLRDREQQRESFPVLAEGVKPSLILEVVSPRYRKEDRQDKVWDYARAGVKEYIIFDHRWQRGVWIDEILGYRLKQGIYLPLTPDEEGLILSEQTGLRMGLQEGRVLLVDAQTGEKVPTAQEWEAIALQERQRADQERQRADQERERAERLAQRLQALGVDPDHDPNQMVKDP, from the coding sequence ATGACCACAACCTTCCCCACCCCTCCCATAGCAGCTAGCAGCGACGAGCTGGCCGAACGAGGCTGGAAAATGGAGCGTTGGATCGATGCCGATGGGAATGAACGATTGATCCAAGTCCCCCTGACCCCAGAGGAATTTCTGCATCCTGAGGAGGGTTACCACTTGCCCAGCAATACCTTTCACGACCGTGTCAGTAGCAATTTGAAAGATATGCTCCGGCGGCGCTATTCGGCGCAACCCGATGTGGGCGTATTTGGCGATCTCCTGATTCAGTGGGGCATTGAAGGCTTGGGAAACCATTGTCCAGACGTGTTCGTGGTGTTTGGCCTTCGAGACCGGGAGCAGCAGCGAGAGAGCTTTCCAGTGCTTGCAGAAGGAGTCAAGCCCAGTTTGATCCTTGAGGTGGTGTCACCCCGTTATCGCAAAGAAGATCGCCAAGACAAAGTTTGGGACTACGCTCGGGCCGGGGTAAAAGAATATATCATTTTCGATCACCGCTGGCAGCGGGGGGTTTGGATTGATGAAATATTGGGTTACCGCCTCAAACAAGGGATCTATCTGCCCCTCACCCCGGACGAAGAGGGGCTGATCCTGAGCGAACAAACGGGACTGAGAATGGGTTTACAAGAGGGCCGCGTGCTGCTGGTGGATGCGCAGACGGGGGAAAAGGTGCCCACTGCTCAGGAATGGGAGGCCATTGCCCTACAGGAGCGACAAAGGGCTGACCAAGAACGACAAAGGGCTGACCAAGAACGAGAGCGGGCGGAACGATTGGCACAACGTCTACAGGCCTTGGGTGTTGACCCTGATCATGACCCTAATCAAATGGTAAAAGACCCATAA